In Sphingomonas sp., a single window of DNA contains:
- a CDS encoding extensin family protein, whose amino-acid sequence MKALKQTIWVLLVFALIAGGALLLLMWTRSRPQDVPWTPLDLSQPIGAFTGRKLAGLGSDDGQCRALLTQAGVRYEKLAPVQRQGECGYANGVRFTSGGSRTIAFSPASLGMACPVAAGLALWEWNVVQPEAQKLLGSRVVRIEHFGSYSCRRMYGRTTGDWSEHAKANAVDIAAFVLADGRRVSVLGDWKGEGDKPAFLRAVRDGACRLFATVLSPDYNAAHRDHLHLDQAARGEMGWRACR is encoded by the coding sequence GTGAAAGCGCTCAAGCAGACGATCTGGGTGCTGCTGGTCTTCGCGCTGATCGCCGGGGGCGCGCTGCTCCTGCTGATGTGGACCCGCAGTCGCCCGCAGGACGTGCCCTGGACCCCGCTCGACCTGTCCCAGCCGATCGGTGCCTTTACCGGCCGTAAGCTGGCAGGGCTGGGGAGCGATGATGGGCAGTGCCGCGCGCTGCTCACCCAGGCGGGCGTGCGCTACGAGAAATTGGCGCCCGTCCAGCGGCAGGGCGAATGCGGCTATGCCAATGGCGTGCGCTTCACCAGTGGCGGATCGCGGACGATCGCGTTCAGCCCGGCGTCGCTCGGCATGGCCTGCCCGGTCGCGGCGGGGCTTGCGCTGTGGGAATGGAATGTCGTCCAGCCCGAGGCGCAGAAGCTGTTGGGATCCCGTGTCGTGCGGATCGAGCATTTCGGCAGCTATTCGTGCCGCCGCATGTACGGCCGGACCACCGGCGACTGGAGCGAGCATGCCAAGGCCAATGCCGTCGACATCGCGGCCTTCGTCCTGGCGGACGGTCGGCGGGTGAGCGTGCTGGGGGACTGGAAGGGGGAAGGGGACAAGCCCGCCTTTCTGCGCGCGGTACGCGACGGCGCCTGCCGGCTGTTCGCGACGGTGCTGTCGCCCGACTATAATGCCGCCCACCGCGACCACCTCCATCTCGACCAGGCTGCACGCGGCGAGATGGGGTGGCGGGCCTGCCGCTGA
- a CDS encoding NUDIX domain-containing protein, translating into MSQVEAIPAATVIVMREVAGGPPELLMVERSRAMAFAGGALVFPGGRIDPGDHLLTDGHDDAAARVAAIRETIEEAGLALGLDGAADRLATLRSRLHGGEPFATLLTEAGLALDLDALVPFARWLPYGLPHRVFDTRFYLARAPEGAAPQVDGSENVRLCWITAQGALNLADRGEAMVIYPTRRNLERLALFDGFDSAMAHARRFPIAPITPFVESRDGVDWLCIPEGLGYPVTAERMDRAVRA; encoded by the coding sequence ATGTCGCAAGTCGAAGCCATCCCTGCCGCCACCGTGATCGTGATGCGCGAGGTGGCGGGCGGCCCGCCCGAACTGCTGATGGTGGAGCGCTCGCGGGCGATGGCGTTCGCCGGCGGCGCGCTGGTATTTCCCGGCGGTCGGATCGACCCCGGCGATCATCTCCTGACCGACGGCCATGACGATGCCGCGGCTCGAGTCGCGGCGATCCGTGAGACGATCGAAGAGGCTGGGCTAGCGCTGGGGCTCGACGGTGCTGCCGATCGGCTCGCGACGCTGCGTAGCCGACTCCATGGGGGTGAGCCCTTCGCGACGCTGCTGACAGAGGCCGGGCTGGCGCTGGATCTGGACGCGCTGGTGCCGTTCGCGCGCTGGCTGCCTTACGGCCTGCCGCACCGGGTGTTCGACACCCGCTTCTACCTCGCCCGCGCGCCGGAGGGGGCGGCGCCGCAGGTCGACGGCAGCGAGAATGTCCGGTTGTGCTGGATCACCGCGCAAGGCGCGCTGAATCTGGCCGATCGCGGCGAGGCGATGGTGATCTATCCCACCCGGCGCAATCTGGAACGGCTGGCGTTGTTCGACGGTTTCGACTCGGCGATGGCCCATGCCCGCCGCTTTCCGATCGCGCCGATCACCCCCTTCGTCGAGTCGCGCGACGGCGTCGACTGGCTCTGCATCCCGGAGGGGCTCGGTTACCCCGTCACCGCCGAACGGATGGATCGCGCGGTGCGGGCGTGA
- a CDS encoding SMP-30/gluconolactonase/LRE family protein, protein MFATTRRTLLGGLAALPLLPGIARAAGAGTITRLDPELDTLLDIESPLEVIASGIQWAEGPVWIRDGAVSGDAAGGASAFDRSYLLFSDVPANIAYRWDGKETKPFLVPSGLAGPIPKGVREAGSNGMIQGRKGELLMADSGTRAIAAVDLETKEKTILAGKFEGRRFNSCNDLVQAKNGAIYFTDPPYGFTEGDQSPLKELPFNGVYRLDTNGTVHLIESKLTRPNGIGLSPDQRTLYVSVSDDAALFTWAYSLGSDGLATGRKLFLDHRAGAAKGLPGHPDGMKVAASGHLYASGPGGIHVVAPDGRRLGLISTGKKAANCCFGEDGKTLFITSSDQVLRLRLRASGW, encoded by the coding sequence ATGTTCGCCACCACCCGCCGCACCTTGCTGGGCGGCCTCGCCGCGCTGCCGCTGCTGCCGGGCATCGCCCGCGCAGCGGGGGCGGGGACGATCACCCGGCTCGATCCCGAGCTCGACACGCTGCTCGACATCGAGTCGCCGCTCGAGGTGATCGCCAGCGGCATCCAATGGGCCGAGGGGCCGGTTTGGATCCGCGACGGCGCGGTCTCGGGCGATGCGGCGGGCGGCGCGAGTGCGTTTGATCGCAGCTATCTGCTCTTCTCCGATGTGCCGGCGAACATCGCCTATCGCTGGGACGGCAAGGAGACCAAGCCGTTCCTCGTGCCGTCGGGGCTTGCCGGGCCGATTCCCAAAGGCGTGCGCGAGGCGGGATCGAACGGGATGATCCAGGGCCGCAAGGGCGAGCTGCTGATGGCGGACAGCGGCACCCGCGCGATCGCCGCCGTCGATCTGGAAACCAAGGAAAAGACGATCCTTGCCGGCAAGTTCGAAGGCAGGCGCTTCAACAGCTGCAACGATCTGGTGCAGGCGAAGAACGGCGCGATCTATTTCACCGATCCGCCCTATGGCTTCACCGAGGGCGACCAGTCGCCGCTCAAGGAACTGCCGTTCAACGGCGTCTACCGGCTCGACACCAACGGCACGGTGCACCTGATCGAATCGAAGCTCACCCGACCCAACGGCATCGGCCTCTCGCCCGACCAGCGTACGCTGTACGTGTCGGTCTCGGACGACGCGGCGCTGTTCACTTGGGCGTACAGCCTCGGCAGCGATGGGCTCGCGACCGGCCGCAAGCTGTTCCTCGATCACCGCGCGGGCGCTGCCAAGGGGCTGCCGGGGCACCCGGACGGCATGAAGGTGGCGGCGAGCGGTCACCTCTATGCCAGCGGCCCCGGCGGCATCCATGTCGTGGCCCCGGACGGGCGGCGGCTGGGATTGATCTCGACCGGCAAGAAGGCGGCCAACTGCTGCTTCGGCGAGGACGGCAAGACGCTGTTCATCACCTCCAGCGACCAGGTGCTCCGCCTGCGCTTGCGCGCCTCCGGCTGGTAA